A portion of the Flavobacterium limnophilum genome contains these proteins:
- a CDS encoding DUF3050 domain-containing protein: MKIATINRRIQPQKKLLLQHSLYGKVKNIESLNCFLENHVYAVWDFMSLLKALQAKLTCTTTPWFATENPEIRYLINEIVLAEESDLTIDGRHLSHYEMYIEAMQACGADTAGIEHFLSELNSLHNIFVAIKKSNLHPNIKTFLDFTFRIIDEGKTHEIAAAFTFGREDLIPSMFTVILKNFQENFPETDLSKLIYYFERHIELDADEHGPMAMKMISELCGTDAQKWAEAEAVSVLALEKRIGLWNAIEEQIMMKMEMA; this comes from the coding sequence ATGAAGATTGCAACAATAAACCGTAGAATCCAACCGCAAAAAAAACTGCTACTACAACATTCCTTGTACGGAAAGGTGAAAAATATCGAGTCTTTAAACTGCTTTTTAGAAAATCACGTTTATGCCGTTTGGGATTTTATGTCATTGTTAAAAGCTTTGCAAGCCAAATTGACCTGCACGACTACCCCTTGGTTTGCCACAGAAAATCCAGAAATCAGGTATTTGATAAATGAAATTGTGCTTGCCGAAGAATCCGACTTGACGATTGATGGTCGCCACCTAAGTCATTATGAAATGTATATTGAAGCAATGCAAGCTTGTGGCGCAGACACCGCCGGCATTGAGCATTTTTTATCAGAACTTAATTCGCTTCACAATATATTTGTTGCCATCAAAAAAAGCAACTTGCACCCCAATATTAAAACTTTTTTAGACTTTACTTTTAGAATTATTGACGAAGGCAAAACACATGAAATTGCGGCCGCCTTCACCTTTGGAAGAGAGGATTTGATTCCCAGTATGTTTACCGTAATCTTGAAAAACTTTCAGGAAAATTTTCCCGAAACCGATTTAAGCAAATTAATTTATTATTTTGAAAGACATATAGAATTGGACGCTGATGAACATGGCCCAATGGCAATGAAAATGATTTCGGAACTTTGCGGAACCGATGCGCAAAAATGGGCAGAAGCGGAAGCTGTTTCCGTATTGGCTCTAGAAAAACGCATCGGGCTTTGGAATGCCATTGAAGAGCAAATCATGATGAAGATGGAAATGGCTTAA
- a CDS encoding 2Fe-2S iron-sulfur cluster-binding protein — MDVLIKIKDREGAVHELQAPTDMAMNIMELCKAYELPVEGTCGGMAMCASCQCYVLNKVELPSMGDDEEAMLSEAFHVKPNSRLGCQIPITMDLEGLELELAPE, encoded by the coding sequence ATGGACGTATTAATAAAAATAAAAGACCGAGAAGGAGCTGTACATGAACTGCAAGCTCCAACTGATATGGCAATGAATATTATGGAACTTTGCAAAGCCTACGAGCTTCCTGTAGAGGGAACTTGTGGCGGAATGGCAATGTGTGCATCTTGTCAGTGCTATGTTCTTAACAAAGTGGAGTTGCCTTCAATGGGTGACGATGAAGAAGCCATGCTTTCAGAAGCTTTCCATGTGAAACCAAATAGCCGTTTGGGTTGTCAAATCCCTATTACCATGGATTTGGAAGGTCTAGAATTAGAATTGGCACCTGAATAA
- a CDS encoding Mrp/NBP35 family ATP-binding protein, whose translation MKLDRKEILKALETITVAGEGKNMVESGAIANVVTFGDEVVVDLVLHAPALHIRKRAEEDINKTILEKVSAEAKVKINVKIETPEKVEIKGKAIPGIQNIIAVASGKGGVGKSTVTANLAVSLAKMGFSVGILDADIYGPSMPIMFDVETAKPLSVEVDGKSKMKPIENYDVKILSIGFFTSPSQAVMWRGPMAAKALNQMIFDADWGELDFLLIDLPPGTGDIHLSIVQSLPITGAVVVSTPQAVALADAKKGVAMFMSEAINVPVLGIIENMAYFTPEELPNNKYYIFGKEGAKNLAEDLAVPFLGEVPIVQSIREAGDFGRPAALQTGSIIETVFENITRNVVQEVVSRNENLPATEAVKITTMAGCSSVKK comes from the coding sequence ATGAAATTAGATAGAAAAGAAATACTTAAAGCATTAGAAACCATTACCGTTGCCGGTGAAGGTAAAAATATGGTGGAAAGCGGTGCGATTGCTAACGTTGTCACTTTTGGTGATGAGGTTGTTGTAGATTTAGTATTGCATGCTCCGGCTTTGCACATCCGAAAAAGAGCCGAAGAAGACATCAATAAAACTATTTTGGAAAAGGTTTCGGCTGAGGCCAAAGTCAAAATCAATGTCAAAATTGAAACTCCGGAAAAAGTGGAAATTAAAGGAAAAGCAATTCCTGGAATACAAAATATTATCGCAGTTGCCTCTGGAAAAGGAGGAGTTGGAAAATCTACCGTTACGGCAAATTTGGCAGTATCGCTAGCGAAAATGGGATTCTCGGTAGGAATTCTTGATGCCGATATTTATGGACCGTCAATGCCCATCATGTTTGACGTGGAAACTGCAAAACCACTTTCTGTTGAGGTGGATGGAAAATCAAAAATGAAACCTATCGAAAATTACGATGTCAAAATACTTTCGATAGGATTTTTTACTTCTCCGAGTCAAGCCGTTATGTGGCGTGGGCCAATGGCGGCAAAAGCATTAAACCAAATGATTTTTGATGCCGATTGGGGCGAGTTAGACTTTTTGTTAATCGATTTGCCACCAGGAACAGGAGATATTCATTTGTCCATCGTTCAATCTTTGCCAATAACGGGTGCGGTTGTCGTGAGTACACCACAAGCCGTGGCACTTGCTGATGCCAAGAAAGGTGTTGCCATGTTCATGTCTGAAGCCATAAATGTTCCTGTTTTGGGAATTATTGAAAATATGGCTTATTTCACGCCGGAAGAATTGCCTAACAATAAATATTACATCTTCGGAAAAGAAGGTGCCAAAAATCTTGCAGAAGATTTAGCCGTTCCATTTTTGGGAGAAGTTCCAATTGTGCAATCTATTCGTGAAGCCGGCGATTTTGGTCGTCCAGCAGCCCTGCAAACGGGTTCGATTATAGAAACTGTTTTTGAGAACATTACCCGAAACGTAGTCCAAGAAGTAGTAAGCAGAAACGAAAATTTGCCTGCTACCGAAGCCGTAAAAATAACAACAATGGCAGGTTGTTCATCAGTAAAAAAATAA
- a CDS encoding NifU family protein, with translation MTTEEITNNVLKALEEIRPFLNSDGGDIKLISIEDDKHVKVRLEGACTSCSVSHMTLRAGVETTIKKYAPEIETVVNIA, from the coding sequence ATGACAACAGAAGAAATTACCAATAATGTGCTAAAGGCGCTTGAAGAAATCAGGCCTTTTTTGAATTCTGACGGTGGCGACATTAAACTCATCTCCATCGAAGATGATAAACATGTAAAAGTTCGTCTTGAAGGAGCATGTACCAGTTGTAGCGTGAGTCACATGACATTGAGAGCCGGTGTGGAAACCACCATCAAAAAATATGCTCCAGAAATAGAAACTGTTGTCAATATTGCCTAG
- a CDS encoding acyl-CoA dehydrogenase family protein: MKPDLFQAPDYYNLDELLTDEHKLVRQAAREWVKREISPIIEDYAQKAEFPKQIIKGLAEIGAFGPYIPEEYGGAGLDQISYGLIMQEIERGDSGVRSTASVQSSLVMYPIWKYGNEEQRMKYLPKLASGELMGCFGLTEPNYGSDPGSMITHFKDMGDHYLLNGAKMWISNAPFADIAIVWAKDETGRIHGLIVERGMQGFTTPETHNKWSLRASATGELIFDNVKVPKKNLLPNKSGLGAPLGCLDSARYGIAWGAIGAAMDCYDTALRYAKERIQFDKPIAGTQLQQKKLAEMITEITKAQLLTWRLGVLRNEGKATTAQISMAKRNNVNMAIQIAREARQILGGMGITGEYSIMRHMMNLESVITYEGTHDIHLLITGMDITGISAFK; encoded by the coding sequence ATGAAACCAGACTTATTTCAAGCTCCAGATTATTATAACCTTGACGAATTATTGACGGACGAGCATAAATTGGTTCGCCAAGCGGCACGTGAATGGGTCAAACGAGAGATTTCGCCCATCATCGAAGACTATGCGCAAAAGGCGGAATTTCCGAAACAAATCATCAAGGGTTTGGCTGAGATTGGCGCTTTTGGCCCTTATATTCCTGAAGAATACGGTGGAGCTGGATTGGATCAAATTTCATACGGTTTGATTATGCAAGAAATAGAAAGAGGCGATTCTGGCGTTCGATCCACGGCTTCGGTGCAATCATCTTTGGTGATGTACCCCATTTGGAAATACGGAAACGAGGAACAACGAATGAAATATTTACCCAAACTGGCTTCGGGAGAATTGATGGGATGCTTTGGCTTGACCGAACCCAATTATGGCTCTGATCCAGGCAGTATGATTACCCATTTCAAAGATATGGGTGACCATTATTTATTAAATGGTGCCAAAATGTGGATTTCGAATGCGCCTTTTGCCGACATTGCCATCGTTTGGGCAAAAGACGAAACAGGAAGAATTCACGGTTTAATTGTAGAACGTGGAATGCAAGGTTTTACAACTCCAGAAACGCATAATAAATGGTCACTTCGTGCATCGGCAACAGGAGAACTGATTTTTGATAACGTGAAAGTGCCAAAAAAAAATTTATTACCAAACAAATCAGGATTGGGAGCGCCTTTGGGTTGCTTAGATTCGGCTCGTTATGGTATTGCTTGGGGAGCGATTGGCGCTGCGATGGATTGTTACGACACGGCTTTGCGTTATGCCAAGGAAAGAATCCAATTTGACAAACCCATTGCAGGAACACAATTGCAACAAAAGAAATTGGCCGAAATGATTACCGAAATCACCAAAGCTCAATTATTGACTTGGCGATTGGGTGTTTTGCGAAACGAAGGAAAAGCCACCACTGCACAAATATCAATGGCCAAAAGAAACAACGTGAACATGGCGATTCAAATTGCCCGTGAAGCCAGACAAATACTGGGAGGAATGGGAATAACAGGCGAATATTCGATTATGCGTCACATGATGAATTTAGAATCGGTGATAACTTATGAAGGGACACACGACATTCATTTATTGATTACCGGAATGGACATCACGGGAATTTCTGCTTTCAAGTAG
- a CDS encoding carbohydrate porin produces the protein MKTNFTLFLTLFLTLELLAQAPVISNKNFSFGTYGRAGIGYGLGTEAAFPQSLNLNGMGSIGGRFEENDYLELATAMHFKPTNTGKDTTKINVQARFAFYTTQGQLIGNVSNKSIGGITTALPELFAEAKNIMGSDWSVWIGARLFRNDDIHIIDHFYFDDHSGQGVGIQHKNTKFSVIFTGSIDTTSTLPPNFYLNIVNGTPTLGLRNRYVSILEHTLNIRKGYVKLMGEFQRLPAGIAKDNTTQYSYPADYGFVLGAKYNKSISTKLPGSFNAVSARIGTGIANGGDGGSSRTYMTYGAPNLETNSFKKAYSIALTETFLLNLNEKYSLNGYAIYTKSKGASDSDDKAPDYLGKQMLFNQKQDIAFGARGTYYINNWLHLLHELDFAWRKDGTQDFAQMTKFTIAPTLVPTAKRDVWERPHFRFVYSVAHYNQFAADNLYSPYLAQSGTKSWGQYIGVKMEWWIW, from the coding sequence ATGAAAACAAATTTTACCCTCTTTTTGACCTTGTTTTTAACACTGGAATTGTTGGCTCAAGCTCCGGTTATTTCCAACAAAAATTTTTCTTTTGGCACGTATGGCCGAGCTGGAATAGGTTATGGACTGGGAACGGAAGCCGCCTTTCCGCAATCGCTCAATTTAAACGGAATGGGTTCCATAGGAGGACGATTTGAAGAAAATGACTATCTGGAATTGGCCACCGCAATGCACTTCAAACCCACAAATACCGGCAAAGACACCACCAAAATCAATGTTCAGGCACGATTTGCCTTTTATACCACCCAAGGACAATTAATCGGCAATGTATCCAACAAATCCATTGGCGGCATCACGACTGCTTTGCCCGAATTATTTGCCGAAGCCAAAAACATAATGGGCAGCGATTGGAGTGTTTGGATTGGAGCCCGATTATTCCGCAACGACGACATTCATATCATTGACCATTTTTATTTTGATGATCATTCAGGTCAAGGTGTGGGAATACAACACAAAAACACCAAATTTTCGGTAATTTTTACGGGTTCCATTGATACAACCTCGACATTGCCTCCCAATTTTTACCTAAATATTGTCAACGGAACGCCTACTTTGGGATTGCGTAACAGGTATGTTTCTATTTTGGAACATACTTTAAATATTCGCAAAGGTTATGTAAAATTAATGGGGGAATTTCAACGACTTCCAGCGGGAATCGCCAAAGACAACACCACACAATACAGTTATCCAGCCGATTATGGATTTGTTCTTGGTGCAAAATACAACAAAAGCATTTCTACCAAACTTCCCGGTTCATTTAATGCTGTAAGTGCTCGAATTGGAACAGGAATTGCCAATGGTGGAGACGGAGGAAGTAGCCGAACTTATATGACTTATGGCGCGCCAAACCTCGAAACCAACAGTTTCAAGAAAGCCTATTCAATCGCCCTTACCGAAACTTTTTTGTTGAACCTCAACGAAAAATATTCGCTTAACGGCTATGCCATTTATACGAAAAGCAAAGGTGCCAGCGACAGCGACGACAAAGCACCCGATTATCTGGGAAAACAAATGTTGTTCAACCAGAAACAGGACATCGCTTTTGGCGCAAGAGGAACGTATTACATCAATAACTGGCTTCATTTATTGCACGAACTCGATTTTGCTTGGCGAAAAGACGGTACGCAAGATTTTGCGCAAATGACCAAATTCACCATCGCCCCCACATTGGTTCCAACCGCCAAAAGAGATGTATGGGAAAGACCTCATTTTAGATTCGTCTATAGTGTGGCACATTATAACCAATTTGCGGCCGACAATCTCTACTCTCCATATCTCGCCCAAAGTGGGACAAAAAGTTGGGGACAATATATAGGCGTTAAAATGGAATGGTGGATTTGGTAA
- a CDS encoding 2Fe-2S iron-sulfur cluster-binding protein: MDISVKITDRRGQTHEVKVPTDMGLNMMQVVQAYELEPFGTVGMCGGKLMCPTCQCYVQNEVNLPEKREEELGTLSRLLHVKSNSRLSCQIPVTKELDGIEIELAPLF, encoded by the coding sequence ATGGATATATCAGTAAAAATCACAGACCGAAGAGGTCAAACTCACGAAGTAAAAGTTCCAACAGATATGGGGCTGAACATGATGCAAGTGGTTCAAGCTTATGAACTGGAGCCATTTGGAACCGTTGGGATGTGTGGAGGAAAGCTAATGTGTCCTACCTGCCAATGTTACGTTCAAAACGAGGTTAACTTACCGGAAAAAAGAGAAGAAGAATTGGGCACACTTTCCAGATTATTGCACGTGAAATCCAATAGTCGTTTGAGTTGCCAGATTCCCGTTACCAAAGAATTGGACGGAATAGAAATAGAACTGGCACCGTTGTTTTAG